A genomic region of Micromonospora sp. NBC_01796 contains the following coding sequences:
- a CDS encoding recombinase zinc beta ribbon domain-containing protein: MASPVKPASPPGRRQRNSPILANPRYTGRQVWNRQHTDRGPLDTADDLLGQSEVRRWNLMQQWVISRDIAHPPLVSEHDFVAAQHANARPTPADNESGRYLLTGLIRCQECDRILDAHWVNKHPAYRCRHGHRNATADGTARPRNVYIHEAKAIKQVAQWLGIPAADPDTVVAALLEHNVHVTCAIGGTLTITENLTRAATHRPPAIPHQRRAEETPAESPSAAVKTTRGG, encoded by the coding sequence ATAGCTTCACCGGTCAAGCCTGCCTCGCCCCCTGGCCGCAGGCAACGCAACAGCCCCATCCTGGCCAACCCTCGCTACACCGGCCGGCAAGTCTGGAACCGGCAGCACACCGACCGTGGCCCGCTCGACACCGCCGATGATCTGCTCGGTCAATCGGAGGTACGCCGCTGGAACCTGATGCAACAGTGGGTCATCTCCCGAGACATCGCACATCCGCCGCTGGTCAGCGAGCACGATTTCGTCGCCGCCCAACACGCCAACGCCCGGCCTACACCGGCCGACAACGAAAGCGGACGCTACCTGCTGACCGGACTGATCCGCTGCCAGGAATGCGACCGGATCCTCGACGCACACTGGGTCAACAAGCACCCCGCCTACCGCTGCCGCCACGGCCATCGCAACGCAACGGCAGATGGGACGGCCCGGCCGCGCAACGTCTACATCCACGAAGCCAAAGCGATCAAACAAGTTGCCCAGTGGCTCGGCATCCCGGCCGCCGACCCCGACACCGTCGTAGCCGCGCTACTCGAACACAATGTCCACGTCACCTGCGCCATCGGCGGAACGCTGACCATCACCGAGAACCTCACCCGGGCGGCGACACACCGACCACCCGCGATCCCCCACCAACGCCGAGCGGAAGAAACCCCCGCCGAGTCACCCTCAGCGGCCGTGAAGACCACCCGTGGGGGTTAA
- a CDS encoding IS6 family transposase, translated as MKLSRRRSWSPPKSAFAGFRFPAEVIVVAIRWYLRYNLSYRDVEELLVERGVEVDHVTVFRWVQRFTPLLADAARFCRHSPGDRWFVDETYVKVNGVWRYVYRAVDQYGQVIDVLVSARRDAEAARRFFRRALSMLKVTPSEVVTDAAPVYPRVLDELIPQARHHVERYANNPIEADHSQLKRRLRPMCGLRTDKTTRVIIAGHAFMQNLRRGHYELAVHTPPAMRVSTAFAELAQAI; from the coding sequence GTGAAGCTATCGCGTCGTCGTTCCTGGTCGCCGCCGAAGTCGGCGTTCGCTGGGTTTCGTTTCCCGGCCGAGGTGATCGTCGTCGCGATCCGCTGGTACCTGCGTTACAACCTCTCCTACCGGGACGTGGAGGAGCTTCTCGTTGAGCGCGGTGTTGAGGTCGACCACGTCACCGTGTTCCGGTGGGTGCAGCGGTTCACGCCGCTGCTCGCCGACGCCGCCCGATTCTGCCGCCACTCGCCGGGTGACCGTTGGTTCGTGGACGAGACGTACGTGAAGGTCAACGGTGTGTGGCGGTACGTGTACCGGGCGGTCGACCAATACGGGCAGGTCATCGACGTGCTCGTCTCCGCCCGCAGGGACGCCGAGGCGGCTAGGCGGTTCTTCCGTCGGGCGCTGTCAATGCTGAAGGTGACACCGAGCGAAGTCGTCACCGACGCCGCGCCGGTCTACCCCAGAGTCCTCGACGAGCTGATCCCGCAGGCACGGCACCACGTCGAGCGATACGCGAACAACCCCATCGAGGCCGATCATAGCCAGCTCAAACGCCGGTTGAGACCGATGTGCGGCCTACGAACCGACAAAACAACGCGGGTGATCATCGCCGGACACGCCTTCATGCAGAACCTCCGACGCGGCCACTACGAACTCGCCGTCCACACCCCGCCGGCAATGCGGGTGTCGACGGCGTTCGCTGAGCTCGCCCAGGCGATCTGA
- a CDS encoding PadR family transcriptional regulator — protein sequence MPRTPDTSPQTLRVFEALLSNPNAWRYGYDLSKETGLASGTLYPILMRLAERQLLETRWEPASRPGLPPRHTYQLTADGAVIAAQRVAARDAAPARARAGNRIRQAKEAYFALFLGATS from the coding sequence ATGCCGCGGACCCCGGATACCTCGCCCCAGACGCTGCGCGTCTTCGAGGCCCTGTTGAGCAACCCGAATGCCTGGCGTTACGGGTACGACCTGAGCAAGGAGACCGGTCTGGCCTCGGGGACGCTGTACCCGATCCTTATGCGGCTGGCCGAACGCCAGCTACTCGAGACGAGGTGGGAGCCGGCGAGCCGACCGGGGCTTCCGCCACGGCACACCTACCAGCTGACCGCGGACGGCGCCGTCATCGCCGCCCAGCGCGTGGCCGCGCGAGACGCGGCACCGGCGCGGGCACGCGCCGGCAACCGGATCCGCCAGGCAAAAGAGGCGTACTTCGCGCTGTTCCTGGGTGCCACCTCATGA
- the lepB gene encoding signal peptidase I → MSAAWAERRIRGASLALLSRAVRGRDERGAEWGEAMLREFPETCGAQEAVRWTASGLRVALRERRGRGQRARRPLTRRTRLSRRMIVTALTVTVAGVLINQFVLGLAPVASTSMEPSLRVSDRVLVDRLGFRLSHLNRGDVVLFRQPGDATSLQRVVGLPGDLLSCAGGRLHRNGVPAEEQYLRAGAEVVTDCEPVTVPEGAVYVMGDDRAISRDSRTYGPVSDGDVTGRVVTRLWPLG, encoded by the coding sequence ATGAGCGCCGCGTGGGCCGAGCGTCGGATCAGGGGCGCCTCGCTCGCTCTGCTGAGTAGAGCGGTCCGTGGCCGCGACGAGCGTGGCGCGGAATGGGGCGAGGCGATGCTCCGCGAGTTCCCCGAAACCTGCGGAGCGCAGGAGGCGGTGCGCTGGACAGCGAGTGGGCTGCGCGTGGCGCTGCGGGAACGACGCGGGCGTGGCCAGCGGGCACGGCGACCGTTGACTCGCCGCACCCGGCTGTCCCGGCGGATGATCGTGACGGCGCTGACGGTGACCGTGGCCGGAGTGCTCATCAATCAGTTCGTCCTCGGCTTGGCGCCGGTCGCGTCCACCTCGATGGAGCCGAGCCTGCGGGTCAGTGACCGCGTCCTGGTCGACCGTCTCGGTTTCCGCCTGTCCCACCTCAACCGTGGCGACGTGGTGCTGTTCCGGCAGCCCGGCGACGCGACGTCGCTGCAGCGGGTGGTGGGGCTGCCCGGGGACCTGCTCTCCTGTGCTGGTGGGCGCCTGCACCGCAATGGTGTCCCGGCGGAGGAGCAGTATCTGCGGGCCGGCGCCGAGGTGGTCACCGACTGCGAGCCCGTGACGGTGCCCGAGGGTGCGGTTTACGTGATGGGCGACGATCGCGCGATATCGCGGGACTCGCGAACGTACGGACCCGTCTCCGACGGCGATGTCACCGGCCGTGTCGTCACACGGCTGTGGCCGCTCGGATGA
- a CDS encoding ABC transporter ATP-binding protein produces the protein MLSAENLTLSYGSTVALANASATVHRGEVVAFVGPSGSGKSTMLYCMAGLLHPDGGKVSFDGVDLTKLDDPSRSDLRRRDFGFVFQFAELVPELSLRENIMLPLELNGVGRRDRRARVEELLQQLGIEEQADRRPAKVSGGQAQRAAVARAMAHRPRVLFADEPTGALDSQNGVVVLDALLKLASVDDTAVVLVTHDPQVAGRAHRTVRMHDGMAQL, from the coding sequence GTGCTCTCAGCGGAAAATTTGACGCTGAGCTACGGAAGCACGGTGGCGCTCGCAAATGCGAGTGCCACCGTGCACCGTGGCGAGGTGGTGGCCTTTGTCGGTCCGAGCGGTTCCGGCAAGTCGACAATGCTTTACTGCATGGCGGGATTACTTCATCCCGATGGCGGTAAGGTCTCTTTCGACGGCGTCGACCTGACTAAACTCGACGATCCTTCACGGTCTGATCTGCGGCGGCGCGACTTCGGATTCGTGTTCCAGTTCGCCGAGTTGGTGCCGGAGCTTTCCCTGCGCGAGAACATAATGCTTCCGCTGGAGCTCAATGGCGTCGGGCGGCGGGACCGCCGCGCTCGCGTTGAGGAGTTACTGCAGCAGTTGGGCATTGAGGAGCAGGCCGACCGGCGACCGGCGAAGGTGTCCGGTGGACAGGCACAGCGTGCTGCCGTGGCGCGGGCCATGGCGCACCGGCCCCGCGTCCTCTTCGCCGACGAACCGACCGGCGCCCTAGACAGCCAGAACGGCGTGGTGGTGCTCGATGCCCTACTCAAGCTTGCCTCTGTGGACGACACCGCCGTCGTGCTCGTGACCCACGATCCACAGGTGGCCGGCCGCGCGCACCGGACCGTACGCATGCACGACGGGATGGCGCAGCTTTGA
- a CDS encoding FtsX-like permease family protein → MSGNVLLAVRLVRGGGVAGIVRLALMVVGMAVGVAVSTLVVMLPSILDHRADASSARLPAPAEAESRRPTSFLFALVDDSWQGARFSRVLLARVDPAAEPPPGLERFPAAGEIMASPRAAWLLATEPELAARAPGRVVAEISPAGLLDPDEVFAYIGIPPEQLKEGSEASGFGVGFQDDMVRELFDGVARELAVLVLAPAAIYLMVCGRLAAATRARRYAALRLVGLRRGSILRIAATESTIAGGLGGLLGVLLYSQLSPLLARSGALGFTWFPAVSTIGPLGTAAVVLLTAALSAAVGALGLRQSLSRPLATRASVEEPRARWWLLLPLLLGLGLMLPVILRPLTAPQGSRVVYSDTQVALVLAGMVLASIGVLLATRPIVASTAWAAAHPAAPLPLRLAGRRLSCAPASTLRLLSGLAVLVLVGGVSAGVLRDDELAAGPEVDAFTVTVDARRSASSDARARIAATPSQHKWTEQYSEASPPAGLGQPESAADRVAMFGLAMVTASCAEIRVLVKAALPTCRAGGEYRIVDAELVNTVNDVPPGVTVQFEDDSGGEASYRTPEAGLAVDDLEQSPLHLSSAVLVAAERPLFGWARNVRMHFVVAEPESNVEAFKSAVLAADPTSEVTVHLRNIAAMEAYRAHRGTISIGVLIGFLLGAVAFLISAVDRAIERRRDVVSLLVLGMPMRAVRASQLFQIILPLLAVIALALGVGHVAGNAWLQLNGRYHGWYSGTLTAMLPLAGIGIVAALGAALIVIGKNIRAEDMRRE, encoded by the coding sequence ATGAGCGGGAACGTCCTTCTTGCCGTACGCCTGGTGCGCGGGGGCGGGGTAGCGGGGATCGTCCGGCTTGCCCTCATGGTCGTCGGCATGGCGGTGGGCGTCGCGGTAAGCACGCTAGTCGTAATGCTCCCGTCGATCCTCGACCATCGCGCGGACGCTTCTTCGGCACGCCTGCCTGCCCCCGCCGAGGCCGAGAGCAGACGGCCCACCAGTTTCCTGTTCGCCCTCGTCGACGACTCCTGGCAGGGCGCGCGCTTCAGCCGGGTGCTCCTCGCCCGGGTCGACCCCGCGGCCGAGCCGCCGCCGGGCCTGGAGCGCTTTCCCGCCGCCGGCGAGATCATGGCGTCCCCGAGGGCCGCCTGGCTGCTCGCCACCGAGCCCGAGCTGGCCGCCCGCGCGCCTGGACGGGTGGTGGCTGAGATCTCTCCGGCAGGGCTACTCGACCCCGACGAGGTGTTCGCCTACATCGGTATACCACCCGAGCAGTTGAAGGAAGGCAGCGAAGCGTCCGGCTTCGGCGTGGGCTTCCAGGACGACATGGTCCGCGAACTGTTCGACGGCGTGGCCCGGGAGCTCGCGGTCCTCGTCCTCGCTCCGGCAGCGATCTATCTGATGGTGTGCGGCCGGCTCGCGGCGGCGACCCGCGCCCGCCGCTACGCGGCACTGCGCCTGGTAGGTCTGCGGCGCGGTTCGATCCTGCGCATCGCGGCCACGGAGTCGACGATCGCAGGCGGGCTGGGCGGGTTGCTCGGCGTACTCCTCTACTCGCAGCTGAGCCCGCTGCTGGCTCGCAGCGGTGCGCTGGGCTTCACCTGGTTCCCGGCCGTCAGCACGATCGGCCCGCTCGGCACGGCCGCCGTCGTGCTGCTCACCGCAGCCCTGTCAGCCGCCGTCGGAGCCCTCGGCCTGCGGCAGAGCCTGTCCCGGCCGCTGGCCACCCGGGCATCGGTGGAGGAGCCCCGTGCCCGCTGGTGGCTGTTGCTGCCACTCCTGCTGGGTCTCGGCCTGATGCTCCCGGTTATCCTTCGGCCGCTCACCGCGCCGCAGGGCTCTCGGGTCGTCTACTCCGACACGCAGGTCGCCCTGGTCCTCGCCGGCATGGTCCTCGCATCCATCGGCGTCTTGCTGGCTACACGGCCCATCGTCGCGTCGACCGCGTGGGCGGCCGCCCATCCGGCCGCTCCGCTACCGCTGCGGCTCGCCGGCCGGCGACTGAGCTGCGCACCGGCGAGCACCCTGCGGTTGCTGTCCGGCCTCGCCGTGCTCGTGTTGGTCGGCGGGGTGAGCGCTGGTGTGCTTCGAGACGACGAACTCGCTGCCGGGCCTGAGGTCGACGCCTTCACGGTGACGGTCGACGCCCGCCGAAGCGCATCCTCCGACGCCCGGGCCCGGATCGCGGCGACACCCTCGCAACACAAGTGGACGGAGCAGTACTCCGAGGCCAGCCCACCAGCGGGGCTCGGTCAGCCGGAGTCCGCCGCGGACCGAGTCGCCATGTTCGGCCTCGCCATGGTGACGGCGTCCTGCGCCGAGATACGGGTGCTGGTCAAGGCGGCCCTGCCGACGTGTCGAGCGGGCGGCGAATACCGGATCGTCGACGCCGAGCTCGTCAACACCGTCAACGACGTGCCGCCCGGCGTCACGGTCCAGTTCGAGGACGACTCCGGCGGGGAGGCGTCGTACCGCACGCCGGAGGCCGGTTTGGCTGTGGATGACCTGGAGCAGTCGCCCCTTCACCTGAGCAGCGCCGTGCTGGTGGCCGCCGAGCGACCTCTGTTTGGCTGGGCTCGGAACGTGAGGATGCACTTCGTGGTGGCGGAGCCGGAGTCCAACGTCGAGGCGTTCAAGTCGGCGGTGCTCGCTGCTGATCCGACCTCTGAGGTCACCGTGCATCTGCGCAACATCGCGGCGATGGAGGCGTACCGGGCACACCGCGGTACGATCAGCATCGGAGTGCTCATCGGGTTCCTGCTGGGCGCGGTGGCGTTCCTCATCTCGGCGGTGGACCGGGCGATCGAGCGGCGCCGCGACGTGGTGTCCCTCCTCGTCCTCGGCATGCCGATGCGGGCGGTGCGTGCAAGCCAACTGTTCCAGATCATCCTTCCGCTACTCGCGGTCATCGCGCTCGCGCTCGGGGTGGGGCATGTTGCCGGCAACGCGTGGCTGCAGCTGAATGGGCGCTACCACGGCTGGTACAGCGGCACGCTCACGGCCATGTTGCCGCTAGCCGGAATCGGCATCGTCGCGGCGCTGGGCGCAGCCCTGATCGTAATCGGCAAGAACATCAGGGCCGAGGACATGCGTCGTGAGTAG
- a CDS encoding peptidoglycan-binding protein has product MEDVIDVSDRGLSSPLVRRRRWVVVVAIAAAILSTSGLFASLVIKSPQQMAAEAGEPSATVLTAAVERRVLVDTVVLRGTVTPQLSLDLTPSTARDGGKPVVTSLRAKIGEPVLAGQVIVEVSGRPLIVLEGAIPAYRDLRPGTEGPDVEQLQRGLRTLGYANSDKRGTFGEATKRAVVKFYSDRGYVALTAGEDDEQRLSAGARSVTQAEWVLEDANRALEQARLAAAHDPGPAQTGEVVTAEIAVGRAKSELAARRDELTTLRQRTGAMVPLSELAFLPTMPGRVEKLPVGVGEVVTSPLVRLSSGALSITSFLSPGQRELVDPGMSVKVSAELAGLESDGTIKTIGELIQDDTKGRGYPLTVETSTGLDKKFIGTDVRLEVERARTDDEVLVVPLAAITTTSTGQTIVMRRMPDGQDEHVIVTAGASGAGFVAVTAVSGSLSPGDNVVIGG; this is encoded by the coding sequence ATGGAAGATGTGATCGACGTAAGCGATCGAGGCTTGTCGTCGCCGCTGGTGCGGCGTCGCCGCTGGGTGGTCGTGGTCGCCATTGCCGCTGCTATCCTCTCAACGTCGGGTCTCTTTGCATCTCTCGTGATCAAGTCACCGCAGCAGATGGCTGCCGAGGCCGGCGAGCCTAGCGCGACAGTGCTCACTGCAGCCGTGGAACGCAGAGTGCTCGTTGACACGGTTGTATTGCGGGGGACAGTGACGCCGCAGTTGTCTCTGGATTTGACGCCCTCGACGGCCCGAGATGGCGGGAAGCCGGTCGTGACCTCGCTGCGTGCCAAGATCGGCGAGCCAGTTCTCGCGGGCCAGGTCATAGTGGAGGTCTCCGGTCGCCCGCTCATCGTTCTTGAGGGTGCCATTCCAGCTTATCGAGACCTGCGTCCTGGAACGGAGGGGCCGGACGTAGAACAGCTTCAACGGGGACTACGGACGCTAGGGTATGCCAACTCGGACAAGCGGGGTACCTTCGGTGAGGCGACGAAGCGTGCGGTTGTCAAGTTCTATTCGGACAGGGGTTACGTAGCCTTGACCGCCGGTGAGGACGACGAGCAGAGGCTATCTGCCGGTGCTCGCTCGGTGACACAGGCTGAATGGGTACTTGAGGACGCGAATCGCGCTCTGGAGCAGGCGAGGTTAGCCGCTGCTCACGATCCCGGGCCGGCCCAGACAGGCGAGGTCGTCACGGCAGAGATTGCCGTTGGCCGGGCGAAGTCTGAACTGGCTGCCAGACGGGACGAACTTACGACCCTTCGTCAACGAACGGGTGCGATGGTGCCACTCTCGGAGTTAGCGTTCCTACCAACAATGCCTGGACGGGTCGAGAAGTTGCCGGTTGGAGTGGGTGAGGTCGTTACCTCGCCCCTGGTCAGGCTATCGAGCGGTGCCCTATCGATCACATCGTTCCTCAGTCCGGGCCAGCGCGAACTCGTAGACCCTGGAATGTCGGTAAAGGTGTCCGCCGAGCTTGCGGGACTCGAGAGCGACGGAACCATCAAAACGATTGGCGAGTTGATTCAGGACGATACGAAGGGGCGGGGGTATCCGCTGACCGTCGAGACCAGTACTGGTCTCGACAAAAAGTTCATCGGGACTGACGTGCGACTCGAAGTGGAGCGCGCGCGAACCGATGACGAGGTTCTCGTTGTCCCGCTCGCCGCGATAACCACGACGTCCACGGGGCAGACGATAGTGATGCGGAGGATGCCTGACGGTCAAGATGAGCATGTCATCGTGACCGCCGGTGCCTCCGGCGCGGGCTTCGTAGCCGTTACGGCCGTGTCTGGCAGCCTGTCTCCGGGTGACAACGTGGTAATTGGAGGCTGA
- a CDS encoding ABC transporter ATP-binding protein yields the protein MSTSPRPPVIALRQAGLVYPGSPSYEALKPCELFVEAGQYVTVVGPSGSGKSTLLNILALLDRPTTGTYELDGIHTELLAESDRTALRGHRIGFVFQAFQLLPHRTAVENVAMAMVYKGVPSSSRRRRAIQALDKVGLSHRLGYLPSRLSGGERQRVAIARGLVTEPSLLLCDEPTGNLDSANAEAILGLFDKLWAGGMTLVVVTHDPTVANRGQRRLEIVDGRIISDILNPMRSAC from the coding sequence GTGTCGACAAGCCCCCGGCCGCCGGTGATTGCGCTCCGGCAGGCCGGCCTGGTCTATCCCGGGTCACCATCGTATGAGGCGTTGAAACCCTGCGAGCTTTTTGTCGAGGCCGGGCAGTATGTCACGGTCGTTGGTCCATCGGGATCGGGGAAGTCGACGCTGCTGAACATACTGGCGCTGCTAGATCGACCGACGACCGGAACGTACGAACTTGATGGCATTCACACCGAGTTGCTTGCGGAGAGTGACCGTACCGCCCTTCGGGGCCATCGAATTGGGTTCGTCTTTCAAGCATTTCAGCTTTTGCCGCACCGTACGGCGGTGGAGAACGTCGCGATGGCGATGGTGTATAAAGGCGTCCCATCCAGTTCCCGTCGCCGACGCGCAATTCAAGCGCTGGACAAGGTCGGGTTGAGCCACCGACTCGGCTACTTACCCTCGCGTCTCTCAGGTGGCGAGCGACAGCGGGTGGCGATCGCGCGTGGCCTGGTCACAGAGCCGAGCCTGCTCCTGTGCGACGAGCCGACAGGCAACCTCGACTCGGCCAATGCAGAAGCCATCCTCGGACTGTTTGACAAGCTCTGGGCCGGGGGCATGACGTTGGTGGTCGTTACCCACGATCCGACAGTAGCGAACCGGGGCCAGCGAAGGTTGGAGATCGTTGACGGCCGAATCATATCGGACATACTTAACCCGATGCGGTCGGCATGCTAA
- a CDS encoding ABC transporter permease, translating into MLSRKRGRSDTPDVGDTFIEPSRLALRDLFAETLAGVLQRPGRTFLTASGTVLGVASLIAILGLTTTASAQIGARFNALVATEVVVEDTGGEEGVSAPMSFPADSGDLVESLNGVRHAGVMWSLPEQFEVTATPMLGAATVNSVDVVALSPGALQATHPRLSKGRIYEKFHNQRAERVVVLGAVAARRLGVSRLDAQPAVFIDGTAFTVLGIIDEADRHSDLLFAAMVPVVTAQKLWGDPHTDQRASMWIDTQLGAASLIGRQVALALRPDAPGLFKVLPPADPRELRNDVAGDLNVLFLVLAVVCLLVGAFGIANTTLVSVLERVAEIGLRRALGGRRRHIAAQFLAESGVVGTFGGLLGATIGIVVVVATALIREWTPVVDPWLLLGGPVTGLVIGILAGVYPAIRAMRFEPVEALRR; encoded by the coding sequence ATGCTAAGTCGAAAACGTGGCCGTTCGGACACGCCAGACGTTGGCGACACTTTTATTGAGCCGTCACGTCTTGCTCTTCGTGACCTTTTTGCCGAGACCCTTGCCGGTGTTCTCCAACGGCCCGGGCGGACATTTCTGACCGCAAGCGGAACGGTGCTCGGCGTGGCGTCGCTTATCGCGATACTGGGGTTGACGACAACAGCTAGCGCACAGATCGGCGCCCGTTTCAACGCGCTGGTCGCGACCGAGGTTGTCGTAGAGGACACTGGAGGGGAGGAAGGCGTATCCGCACCAATGTCCTTTCCGGCTGATTCCGGCGACCTGGTCGAGTCGCTGAATGGAGTGCGGCATGCAGGGGTGATGTGGTCTTTACCTGAGCAGTTCGAGGTTACGGCAACGCCCATGCTCGGCGCTGCCACAGTCAACAGCGTGGATGTCGTCGCGCTTTCACCCGGAGCACTGCAGGCGACACATCCAAGATTGAGCAAGGGGCGGATTTACGAGAAGTTCCACAATCAACGCGCGGAACGAGTCGTGGTTCTCGGGGCGGTAGCCGCGCGGCGCCTAGGAGTGAGCCGCCTTGACGCCCAGCCTGCGGTGTTCATTGACGGGACGGCGTTTACCGTCCTGGGTATCATTGACGAGGCGGATCGTCACTCCGACCTCCTGTTTGCGGCAATGGTTCCAGTTGTGACCGCCCAGAAGCTCTGGGGCGATCCTCACACAGACCAGCGAGCATCGATGTGGATAGACACACAGCTTGGTGCGGCCTCGTTGATCGGCCGCCAGGTCGCGTTGGCCCTCCGGCCCGACGCGCCGGGACTGTTCAAAGTCCTACCGCCGGCAGATCCTCGCGAACTTCGCAATGACGTGGCAGGAGACCTCAACGTATTGTTTCTCGTTCTTGCAGTGGTGTGTCTGCTGGTCGGAGCCTTCGGAATTGCTAACACGACGCTAGTATCAGTTCTTGAGCGAGTGGCTGAGATTGGTCTGAGAAGGGCGTTGGGTGGAAGACGTCGACATATCGCTGCCCAGTTTCTCGCGGAGAGTGGTGTCGTTGGAACATTCGGTGGCCTGCTTGGCGCCACAATCGGTATTGTCGTGGTAGTGGCAACGGCTTTGATTCGCGAATGGACCCCGGTCGTCGATCCGTGGTTGCTTCTCGGCGGGCCGGTGACTGGACTCGTCATCGGGATCCTCGCCGGCGTCTACCCCGCTATAAGGGCGATGCGCTTCGAGCCGGTCGAGGCGCTGCGTCGATAG
- a CDS encoding ISL3 family transposase yields the protein MVFSGLLPLVIDDVTDEGERILVRARTPQQPVACPGCAAVTGRVHGYHQRSLADVPVDARPVVVHVRIRRLVCPTRGCRRTFREQLPGVLNRYQRRTSRLISQVGAVVRQLAGRAGARMLSALAVVVSRHTALRALLRLPLPERPVPRVLGVDDFALRRRQRYATVLIDAVTRERIDVLPDRKANTLETWLREHPGVEVVCRDSSGAYAEAVRRALPEALQVTDRWHLWHNLAEAARKEVTAHSSCWAAAGLPPQEGKRAVTTRQRWQQVHDLLDKGVGLLECARRLNLGLNTVKRYARISEPERLVRAPQYRPTLVDPYRDHLRRRREQDPAVGATQLLAEIRELGYTGSLNLLYRYITQGRVEADRPALSPRRLTRYLLTAPDRLKEHQRTLIDALTAACPQMTALAGLIGSFAALLTPADGNGDRLTAWITEVMATDLPHLHTFTRGLGLDRDAVNAALTYPFHNGGTEGVNTKTKLIKRQMYGRAGFTLLRHRILLG from the coding sequence ATGGTCTTCTCGGGGCTGCTGCCGCTGGTGATCGACGACGTGACGGACGAGGGGGAACGGATCCTGGTGCGGGCTCGGACTCCGCAGCAACCGGTGGCCTGTCCGGGTTGCGCGGCCGTGACGGGCCGGGTGCACGGGTATCACCAGCGGAGCCTGGCGGATGTGCCGGTCGACGCCCGACCGGTGGTGGTCCACGTGCGCATACGTCGTCTGGTGTGCCCGACTCGGGGCTGCCGTCGTACGTTCCGGGAACAACTGCCTGGGGTCCTGAACCGCTACCAGCGCCGCACATCTCGGCTGATTTCCCAGGTCGGTGCGGTCGTGCGGCAGTTGGCCGGCCGCGCTGGCGCGCGGATGTTGTCGGCGTTGGCGGTGGTCGTGTCTCGGCACACCGCCCTGCGGGCGCTGCTGCGCCTGCCGTTGCCCGAGCGGCCTGTGCCCCGGGTGCTCGGGGTGGACGACTTCGCGTTGCGGCGACGTCAGCGATACGCCACCGTCCTGATCGACGCGGTCACGCGTGAGCGCATCGATGTGCTGCCCGACCGCAAGGCCAACACGTTGGAAACGTGGCTGCGTGAGCATCCCGGTGTCGAGGTGGTGTGTCGGGACTCCTCCGGCGCCTACGCCGAAGCGGTCCGCCGCGCCCTGCCCGAGGCGTTGCAGGTCACGGACCGCTGGCATCTGTGGCACAACCTCGCCGAGGCCGCCCGCAAAGAGGTCACCGCGCACAGCTCATGCTGGGCCGCAGCCGGGCTGCCGCCACAGGAGGGCAAGCGGGCTGTGACCACCCGGCAGCGGTGGCAGCAGGTCCACGACCTGCTCGACAAGGGCGTTGGCCTCCTGGAATGTGCCCGCCGGCTCAACCTCGGCCTCAACACCGTCAAACGGTACGCCCGGATCAGTGAACCCGAACGCCTGGTCCGCGCACCGCAGTACCGGCCCACCCTCGTCGACCCCTACCGCGACCACCTGCGTCGCCGGCGGGAACAAGACCCCGCCGTCGGCGCCACCCAACTCCTGGCGGAGATCAGGGAACTGGGCTACACCGGCAGCCTCAACCTGCTCTATCGCTATATCACCCAAGGCCGGGTCGAAGCCGACCGCCCGGCTCTATCTCCCAGGCGTCTGACCCGCTACCTCCTGACCGCGCCCGACCGGCTCAAGGAACATCAGCGGACGCTCATTGACGCTCTCACCGCGGCCTGTCCACAGATGACTGCGCTGGCCGGCCTCATCGGCTCGTTCGCCGCGCTACTCACGCCCGCCGACGGCAACGGTGACCGTCTCACCGCGTGGATCACCGAGGTCATGGCCACCGACCTGCCCCACCTACACACGTTCACCCGCGGCCTCGGCCTTGACCGCGACGCCGTCAACGCCGCCCTGACATACCCCTTCCACAACGGCGGCACCGAAGGCGTCAACACCAAAACCAAACTGATCAAGCGACAGATGTACGGACGCGCGGGCTTCACTCTCCTGCGCCATCGAATCCTGCTCGGCTAA
- a CDS encoding transposase yields the protein MPFLDYDHEVRKVLYTTNIIESLNARFRQAAGRRGHFPTEQAAMKVLYLVVQQKTPRWREFHRPGLRLGQGPQRPDPRLRRPDHHLTTSITPQAQTRKSNTRGLSRQRLCLTFGGD from the coding sequence GTGCCGTTCCTCGACTACGACCACGAGGTCCGCAAAGTCCTCTACACCACCAACATCATCGAGTCCCTCAACGCCCGGTTCCGGCAAGCCGCCGGCCGACGCGGGCACTTCCCGACCGAGCAGGCCGCGATGAAAGTCCTGTACCTCGTCGTCCAGCAAAAAACGCCGAGGTGGCGGGAGTTTCACCGGCCGGGTCTACGGTTGGGCCAAGGCCCTCAACGCCCTGATCCTCGCCTACGGCGACCGGATCACCATCTAACAACCTCGATCACACCACAGGCCCAAACACGGAAATCGAACACTCGGGGGCTGTCTCGCCAACGGCTCTGTCTCACATTCGGTGGTGACTGA